In bacterium, the genomic window CGAGGTCCACTTCTTCACCCCGGCCAAGCGCGAGCTCGCCGACTACCTCTCGCGCGACCTCACCCATCACCCGACGCTGCAGCTGAGCTATCCCGGCCAGCCGCTACGCACCTTGAGCCGACAGCTCAACCCGCTCGTCCACGGCCTCAACGCGCAGCGCATCCGCAAGGTCCGCCCGGACGTGATCCACCTGGTGACGGCCCACCCCGCCAACAGCCTGCTGTTGCCTTTGCTCGGGGATACGCCCGTCTGCTTCACCCTGCACGATCCGAGCGCTCATCCCGGGGAGAGCACGCCCCTCAAGGACTTCCTGATGCAGCGCACCATCGCCGGCGTCGACCGGCTCATCGTCCACGGCGAGGCCCTGCGCACGGAGCTTGCGGCGCAAGGGATCGAGGCTTCCCGGATCGCCGTGATCCCGCACGGCGACTACGGCTTCTTGTTGCGCCACGCCGGCGCGATCGCCGAGGAACCCATGATCCTGTGCCTCGGACGCCTCTCCGCCTACAAGGGCCTCGAGGTCCTCTGCCAAGCCGAGCGGCTCTTCGGCGACCGGCTTGGCGATTACCGGGTCTGCATCGCGGGGGAAGGGGACCCGGAGCTCTTCCGCGAAGAGATCGGGCCCTCCGGGCGGATCGACGTGATCAATCGCTTCCTCTCGGACGAGGAGGTCGCGCACCTCTTCCAGCGCGCGCGGCTGGTGGTGCTCCCCTACACCCAGGCGTCCCAGTCGGGAGTCCTGGCGATCGCCCAGGCCTTCGGGAAGGCGGCCATCGTCACGGACGTCGGCGGCTTGCCGGAGGCGGTCGCCTACGGCGAGGCGGGGCTCATCGTGCCCCCGCGCGACGCCTCCGCCCTCGCCGAGGCCGTCGTGCGCGCCTGGCACGAC contains:
- a CDS encoding glycosyltransferase family 4 protein; this encodes MRVAIVALSCQNGGMLHYASQLANSLASQAEVHFFTPAKRELADYLSRDLTHHPTLQLSYPGQPLRTLSRQLNPLVHGLNAQRIRKVRPDVIHLVTAHPANSLLLPLLGDTPVCFTLHDPSAHPGESTPLKDFLMQRTIAGVDRLIVHGEALRTELAAQGIEASRIAVIPHGDYGFLLRHAGAIAEEPMILCLGRLSAYKGLEVLCQAERLFGDRLGDYRVCIAGEGDPELFREEIGPSGRIDVINRFLSDEEVAHLFQRARLVVLPYTQASQSGVLAIAQAFGKAAIVTDVGGLPEAVAYGEAGLIVPPRDASALAEAVVRAWHDPELRQRLAWGGRARVEQEIGWPIVAQHHLALYRQMGANSAPAGAPLPLRS